A segment of the Candidatus Binatus sp. genome:
CGAGCGAAATCATGCAGCTCGCTAAGTTGGCGCTTCGGCGCTGCGCGATTTACACCCGTAAGTCTTCTGAAGAAGGACTGGAGCAGGACTTCAACTCGCTGCACGCGCAGCGGGAAGCCTGCGAAGCGTATATCAAGAGCCAGAGCGGCGAAGGCTGGCGTCTGATCAAGACGGTATACGATGACGGCGGGGTCTCGGGCGGAACGATGGAACGAGCAGCCCTGCAACAGCTGCTGGCTCATATCCGAGAAAAACTGATCGACGTGGTGGTGGTGTACAAGGTCGACCGTCTGACGCGATCGTTGGCTGACTTTGCCAAGATGGTCGAGATCTTCGATGCAGGTGGAGTCTCGTTCGTCGCGGTCACCCAGCAGTTCAATACGACGACTTCGATGGGTCGGCTTACGCTCAACGTTCTGCTCTCATTTGCCCAGTTCGAAAGAGAAGTAACAGGCGAGCGGATCCGCGACAAGATTGCAGCCTCCAAGCGCAAAGGAATGTGGATGGGTGGGGTGGTGTCATTGGGGTACGAAGTACAGGATCGCAAGCTGGTTATCGTGGAGGCGGAGGCCGAGGCAGTCAGAATGATTTTCCGGAGATACCTGGAGCTCGGCTGCGTGCGGCTGCTCAGAAATGATCTTGACGGCCGCGCGATTCGCTCGAAGACTCGAGTGTCGAAGAAAGGTCTCGAGTCAGGCGGAAAATCGTTTTCACGCGGAGCGCTCTACGAGTTGCTGGCCAACCCGATCTACATCGGCCAGATCCGGCACAAGGGCATCTGCCATCAGGGACTCCACGAGCCGATTATCGACCAGTCTTTGTGGGAGAGGGTTCAGCAGTTGCTGCGCGACCACACGGTCCGGAAATCCAAGGCAGAAACACCTAAACCTGGACCGCTGGCCGGCAAGCTGTTCGATGAAGCGGGTGAACCGCTGGTCTACGCTCGTACGTTCAAGGGCGAGCGACGGTATCGCTACTATTTCTCCAGAAGCCTGGCGAACGGATCTAGCGGTGAAGGCGAGCGCGGCTGGCGCTTGCCGGCCACTGAGATCGAGCGGAGCGTGCTCTCGGCGACGCGTCAAATCCTGAACGATCGGGTGGCAATCGCTTCAGCAGTTGGTGAGATTGGTGCTGACGTAGATCAGGTTCGTGCCGTACTCCATAGCGCGACACAATGGTGCCAGCGGTTGAATGTCGACGCTGAAGCCTGGACGGCGTTGAAGGAGCTGGTCGAGCGGGTAGATCTAAAGCGCGACGGTATCGGCGTGACGCTGAGACTGGCGGCGTTAACCAATCCAGGTCAGGAATCCAGCATCGCGACCGGAGCTACGATCAGCCGCTTCGTTCCGCTGGTGATGCAGCGCCGCGGCGCCGAGCTGCGGCTGATCATCGAAGGCGACACTAATCCGCCAATGATAATGGACCCGGCTTTGCTGAAGGCGGTGGCGAGGGCTCGGATCTGGTTCGAGCGCCTTGCTTCCGGTCACGTGAAATCGGTTTCCCAGCTCGCTGACAGCGAAGGTCTTCACAAGCGATACCTGAGACGCGTCTTGAGTTTGGCTTTTCTCGCACCTGAAATCGTCGAAGCGATCGTCGAGAGTCGCCAGCCAGTCAATCTAACCGCGCAGAAGCTCTTGAACCGCATCGATCTGCCGATGGACTGGAAGGAACAGAAAAAAGTCGTAGGACTTGGATAGAGTGCTCCGACGCAGGCAAAGCTCTCGAACAGCACTACCGGAGTTTCCTCAGTGGGAATTGGATCGTCTCGCTGACCTTCTGTGCGGGTCGCTGACAATCTGCGCATACTGGCGGCTCAGCCTGACTATTCCGCACCAGCGTCGCGCAGCCCGGACATTGCCAGAGCCGGCTTAGGACCCGACACCGGACTAGCCTCGAGAGCCGGACGGCCCGCATTTGCTCGAGTAATCCCAACGTCATGCCTCAACTCTCCTCTTTCAGATGCAGGGGCTGCTTGGATTTCCTGCCTCTGGGCTCGTGGACTAGGTCGCACCACCTTCTCACGCCGCCAGGACACATAGGCTCGAATCATAGGTAATAGCCAGTCATGCGAAGGCCACGGGACAGCGCATTCGTTTGCCGGCCACCTCGCGGCACAATTGCCAATTCGAACTAGTGATGTCACTATTCAGAGAGCATTGTTAGGTGAGCGAAACAAGCGGGGGCGGAGGAGAGAAGGATGGAGCTAGGAAAGATCGTCGGAGAACTAAAGCAGGAAAGAGATCGGCTCGATCGAGCTATCACGGCCTTGGAGGGTAGCAACTCGAGGCCGAGCACTTCGACCAGGAGCATCAAAGCATCCTCAAAGGCAGCTGCCGGCACCTCCAAGCGCCGTGGGCTCACGCCGGCCGGCAGGAAGCGTCTCTCCGAGCTGATGAAGAAGCGCTGGAAAGAAGGCCGCTTCAAGAAGTCGTAAAACCTCGCTTTCGAACCGCGTTGGCGAGAAGAATCTGTCGACGGCGATTCGTGAGTGCATATGATCGTATTTCGACCCCTTAGCTCACGCTCTTAGTAAAGTCGCCGATTTTCCCCGATCGGCGTGAGTCAGAGAGCCTCGACGGGAGCTTGCGCTAGAACCACGTCATGCCGAAGCAGACCGTCGACGACTTCGACAAACTCGACATCCAGGCGTGGAGCCGCACAGGACGGCTGGATCCGAGCAAGTTTTTTGACGGGGTTTCGGAGGTGCCCGGGCGAAGGGATCGGTCAGTATTAGTCGACGTCCAAGAGGACCATGTCGTGCTTGGATACGGAATCCTGCAAGCCGACCGGCGTTACAAGCAGGTCAAGGTGCGCGTCGATTTCGTTTTCACCCCTTGCAATTACGGCGGCAAACGACCCTGGTTTCTCTGCCCCGGCTGCAGTAGGCGCGCCGCAGCTTTGTACGGTGGTGACGACTTCAAATGCCGAAAATGTTGGGGATTAGCCTAC
Coding sequences within it:
- a CDS encoding recombinase family protein, which produces MQLAKLALRRCAIYTRKSSEEGLEQDFNSLHAQREACEAYIKSQSGEGWRLIKTVYDDGGVSGGTMERAALQQLLAHIREKLIDVVVVYKVDRLTRSLADFAKMVEIFDAGGVSFVAVTQQFNTTTSMGRLTLNVLLSFAQFEREVTGERIRDKIAASKRKGMWMGGVVSLGYEVQDRKLVIVEAEAEAVRMIFRRYLELGCVRLLRNDLDGRAIRSKTRVSKKGLESGGKSFSRGALYELLANPIYIGQIRHKGICHQGLHEPIIDQSLWERVQQLLRDHTVRKSKAETPKPGPLAGKLFDEAGEPLVYARTFKGERRYRYYFSRSLANGSSGEGERGWRLPATEIERSVLSATRQILNDRVAIASAVGEIGADVDQVRAVLHSATQWCQRLNVDAEAWTALKELVERVDLKRDGIGVTLRLAALTNPGQESSIATGATISRFVPLVMQRRGAELRLIIEGDTNPPMIMDPALLKAVARARIWFERLASGHVKSVSQLADSEGLHKRYLRRVLSLAFLAPEIVEAIVESRQPVNLTAQKLLNRIDLPMDWKEQKKVVGLG